Proteins encoded within one genomic window of Panicum virgatum strain AP13 chromosome 1N, P.virgatum_v5, whole genome shotgun sequence:
- the LOC120655573 gene encoding zinc finger BED domain-containing protein RICESLEEPER 2-like isoform X2, whose protein sequence is MDRSGSILKGKGSKGSRTYRSVVPRAPRVGPPRPRRYHRAAAAAEPVRRALVAQMEVRLLPEPAAVGEESAELPLVAQVEQRRRSTSKGVVLPSSHSPPNTSLRHHDEHHRGPDHTPLPPYADLCEIPTLATEYRVVDRSPTGTSTNDGFDEHIDMCDVEADNSHGQSEGINPSIQAAIDRATKNFRSACWKEFEPIIEDGVVVQGRCKHCDTLMAAKRGAGTSSLLTHLRRCKKRSRALRIVQDLSSTLRSPCGTSLKDWSYDPDVSRSLLMRMISLHEIPFLFTEYDGFRSFVASLNPLFKVPCRTTVRNGCIKAFHEKKVALKETLKNARCRSSLTTDMWTSNQTLGYIVVTCHFIDMDWRLQKRIIKFIDVKTPHTGNELLNNIQNCIQDWSIEDKLFAITLDNAAANGTMMDLLKHNLVDKKLIPAEGKLLHHRCVGHVINLIVKDGLKVVESVVENIRESVKYIRSSQSRKQMFKEIIAAEGITCKKKPGLDITTRWNSTLLMLKTALKYKVAFEKLKSEDQKYTYAPSEEEWEKAEVLCRLLKVFKDATDVISGTKYPTSNLYFHLMWKIKLALQQEYSGIISKESQAKI, encoded by the exons ATGGATCGAAGCGGGTCGATCCTAAAAGGAAAAGGGTCAAAAGGATCACGAACCTATCGATCCGTGGTACCCCGTGCCCCTAGGGTCGGACCTCCTCGGCCGCGGCGCTATCaccgcgcagcggcggcggcggagccggtGAGGAGGGCCTTGGTGGCGCAGATGGAGGTGAGGTTGTtgccggagccggcggcggtcgGGGAGGAGTCGGCGGAGCTCCCGCTGGTGGCGCAGGTGGAGCAGCGAAGGAGGTCGACCTCGAAAGGGGTGGtcctgccttcatcccattcacCCCCAAATACCTCACTTCGCCACCACGATGAGCACCATCGAGGCCCGGATCACACCCCTCTCCCTCCTTATGCTGATCTTTG CGAAATCCCTACTCTTGCGACCGAATATCGTGTGGTCGACAGAAGCCCAACTGGCACAAGCACTAATGATG GTTTCGATGAACATATTGACATGTGTGATGTTGAGGCTGACAATAGCCATGGCCAGTCTGAGGGGATCAATCCATCAATCCAAGCAGCAATTGATAGGGCAACCAAAAATTTCAGATCTGCTTGCTGGAAAGAATTTGAACCAATAATTGAAGATGGGGTGGTTGTGCAAGGCAGGTGCAAACATTGTGATACTCTGATGGCTGCCAAACGTGGTGCAGGCACAAGTTCTCTTCTAACCCACTTGAGAAGATGTAAGAAACGGAGCAGGGCTCTCAGAATAGTGCAGGACTTGAGTTCTACATTGAGGTCTCCTTGTGGCACTAGTTTGAAGGATTGGAGCTATGACCCAGATGTATCACGGAGTTTGCTTATGCGGATGATATCATTACATGAGATTCCCTTCCTCTTTACAGAATATGATGGATTTAGAAGCTTTGTGGCAAGTCTCAACCCATTGTTCAAAGTGCCATGCAGAACTACAGTTAGGAATGGTTGCATTAAAGCCTTTCATGAGAAGAAGGTTGCACTCAAAGAAACATTGAAGAATGCAAGATGTAGGTCCTCGTTGACTACGGATATGTGGACAAGCAACCAAACACTTGGGTACATTGTTGTAACTTGTCACTTCATTGATATGGACTGGAGGTTGCAAAAAAGGATAATCAAGTTTATCGATGTGAAAACACCCCACACTGGAAATGAGCTTTTGAACAATATTCAAAACTGCATTCAAGATTGGTCAATAGAAGATAAATTATTTGCAATAACACTTGACAATGCTGCAGCAAATGGTACAATGATGGACTTGTTGAAGCATAATCTGGTGGACAAGAAATTGATACCAGCAGAAGGGAAGTTGCTTCACCACCGGTGTGTGGGGCATGTCATCAATCTCATTGTCAAGGATGGGCTCAAAGTTGTGGAATCTGTTGTTGAAAACATTCGTGAAAGTGTAAAGTATATTCGTTCTTCACAATCACGTAAACAAATGTTCAAGGAAATAATTGCAGCAGAAGGGATTACATGCAAGAAGAAGCCTGGTCTTGACATTACCACAAGATGGAACTCAACGCTGTTGATGCTGAAAACAGCTCTGAAGTACAAAGTTGCTTTTGAGAAGTTAAAAAGTGAGGATCAAAAGTACACATATGCTCCATCTGAAGAGGAATGGGAGAAGGCTGAGGTTCTCTGTAGGCTGCTGAAGGTCTTTAAGGATGCAACAGATGTCATATCTGGTACCAAATATCCCACCTCCAATCTCTATTTCCATCTGATGTGGAAGATCAAGTTAGCTTTGCAACAAGAGTACTCAG GAATCATTTCCAAAGAAAGCCAAGCAAAGATTTGA
- the LOC120655573 gene encoding zinc finger BED domain-containing protein RICESLEEPER 2-like isoform X1: MDRSGSILKGKGSKGSRTYRSVVPRAPRVGPPRPRRYHRAAAAAEPVRRALVAQMEVRLLPEPAAVGEESAELPLVAQVEQRRRSTSKGVVLPSSHSPPNTSLRHHDEHHRGPDHTPLPPYADLCEIPTLATEYRVVDRSPTGTSTNDGFDEHIDMCDVEADNSHGQSEGINPSIQAAIDRATKNFRSACWKEFEPIIEDGVVVQGRCKHCDTLMAAKRGAGTSSLLTHLRRCKKRSRALRIVQDLSSTLRSPCGTSLKDWSYDPDVSRSLLMRMISLHEIPFLFTEYDGFRSFVASLNPLFKVPCRTTVRNGCIKAFHEKKVALKETLKNARCRSSLTTDMWTSNQTLGYIVVTCHFIDMDWRLQKRIIKFIDVKTPHTGNELLNNIQNCIQDWSIEDKLFAITLDNAAANGTMMDLLKHNLVDKKLIPAEGKLLHHRCVGHVINLIVKDGLKVVESVVENIRESVKYIRSSQSRKQMFKEIIAAEGITCKKKPGLDITTRWNSTLLMLKTALKYKVAFEKLKSEDQKYTYAPSEEEWEKAEVLCRLLKVFKDATDVISGTKYPTSNLYFHLMWKIKLALQQEYSGKIAEIVTVLEAMRSKFNKYWNKSYIVLCVPVVFDPRFKLKFIDFLFKESFPKKAKQRFERVESLVRQLFQSYSSQGKESNATEQGAAQSVEQAVPSMKNDPWAVWDRQLSSDLQSQMTTELDRYLEENPIPRSQEFDILKWWMGNATKYLILACIARDLLAIPASSVAAESAFSTSERIISDFRSSLTPEAVEALICTQDWYRAEGKSTEFSMASINDFIMGEMVTELQ; encoded by the exons ATGGATCGAAGCGGGTCGATCCTAAAAGGAAAAGGGTCAAAAGGATCACGAACCTATCGATCCGTGGTACCCCGTGCCCCTAGGGTCGGACCTCCTCGGCCGCGGCGCTATCaccgcgcagcggcggcggcggagccggtGAGGAGGGCCTTGGTGGCGCAGATGGAGGTGAGGTTGTtgccggagccggcggcggtcgGGGAGGAGTCGGCGGAGCTCCCGCTGGTGGCGCAGGTGGAGCAGCGAAGGAGGTCGACCTCGAAAGGGGTGGtcctgccttcatcccattcacCCCCAAATACCTCACTTCGCCACCACGATGAGCACCATCGAGGCCCGGATCACACCCCTCTCCCTCCTTATGCTGATCTTTG CGAAATCCCTACTCTTGCGACCGAATATCGTGTGGTCGACAGAAGCCCAACTGGCACAAGCACTAATGATG GTTTCGATGAACATATTGACATGTGTGATGTTGAGGCTGACAATAGCCATGGCCAGTCTGAGGGGATCAATCCATCAATCCAAGCAGCAATTGATAGGGCAACCAAAAATTTCAGATCTGCTTGCTGGAAAGAATTTGAACCAATAATTGAAGATGGGGTGGTTGTGCAAGGCAGGTGCAAACATTGTGATACTCTGATGGCTGCCAAACGTGGTGCAGGCACAAGTTCTCTTCTAACCCACTTGAGAAGATGTAAGAAACGGAGCAGGGCTCTCAGAATAGTGCAGGACTTGAGTTCTACATTGAGGTCTCCTTGTGGCACTAGTTTGAAGGATTGGAGCTATGACCCAGATGTATCACGGAGTTTGCTTATGCGGATGATATCATTACATGAGATTCCCTTCCTCTTTACAGAATATGATGGATTTAGAAGCTTTGTGGCAAGTCTCAACCCATTGTTCAAAGTGCCATGCAGAACTACAGTTAGGAATGGTTGCATTAAAGCCTTTCATGAGAAGAAGGTTGCACTCAAAGAAACATTGAAGAATGCAAGATGTAGGTCCTCGTTGACTACGGATATGTGGACAAGCAACCAAACACTTGGGTACATTGTTGTAACTTGTCACTTCATTGATATGGACTGGAGGTTGCAAAAAAGGATAATCAAGTTTATCGATGTGAAAACACCCCACACTGGAAATGAGCTTTTGAACAATATTCAAAACTGCATTCAAGATTGGTCAATAGAAGATAAATTATTTGCAATAACACTTGACAATGCTGCAGCAAATGGTACAATGATGGACTTGTTGAAGCATAATCTGGTGGACAAGAAATTGATACCAGCAGAAGGGAAGTTGCTTCACCACCGGTGTGTGGGGCATGTCATCAATCTCATTGTCAAGGATGGGCTCAAAGTTGTGGAATCTGTTGTTGAAAACATTCGTGAAAGTGTAAAGTATATTCGTTCTTCACAATCACGTAAACAAATGTTCAAGGAAATAATTGCAGCAGAAGGGATTACATGCAAGAAGAAGCCTGGTCTTGACATTACCACAAGATGGAACTCAACGCTGTTGATGCTGAAAACAGCTCTGAAGTACAAAGTTGCTTTTGAGAAGTTAAAAAGTGAGGATCAAAAGTACACATATGCTCCATCTGAAGAGGAATGGGAGAAGGCTGAGGTTCTCTGTAGGCTGCTGAAGGTCTTTAAGGATGCAACAGATGTCATATCTGGTACCAAATATCCCACCTCCAATCTCTATTTCCATCTGATGTGGAAGATCAAGTTAGCTTTGCAACAAGAGTACTCAGGTAAAATTGCTGAAATTGTCACAGTGTTAGAAGCAATGAggtcaaaattcaacaaatacTGGAATAAGTCATATATAGTGCTCTGTGTACCTGTTGTGTTTGATCCTAGGTTTAAGCTAAAATTCATTGACTTCCTTTTCAAGGAATCATTTCCAAAGAAAGCCAAGCAAAGATTTGAAAGGGTTGAGAGTCTAGTCCGTCAGTTGTTTCAATCATATTCTTCTCAAGGAAAGGAGTCCAATGCAACTGAACAAGGTGCTGCGCAAAGTGTTGAGCAGGCAGTGCCTTCCATGAAGAATGATCCATGGGCTGTTTGGGATCGACAGCTTAGTAGTGATCTTCAATCCCAGATGACCACGGAGCTTGATAGGTATTTGGAGGAGAACCCAATACCACGTTCTCAAGAATTTGACATTTTAAAGTGGTGGATgggtaatgcaaccaaatatctaattctagcCTGCATAGCAAGGGATCTGCTAGCCATCCCAGCTTCTTCTGTAGCTGCGGAATCTGCTTTTAGCACTAGTGAACGAATAATCAGTGACTTCCGTAGCAGCTTGACGCCTGAGGCTGTTGAAGCACTGATTTGCACCCAGGACTGGTACCGGGCAGAAGGTAAATCAACAGAGTTTTCTATGGCGTCCATCAATGACTTCATAATGGGCGAGATGGTAACTGAACTGCAATAA
- the LOC120655573 gene encoding zinc finger BED domain-containing protein RICESLEEPER 2-like isoform X3: MDRSGSILKGKGSKGSRTYRSVVPRAPRVGPPRPRRYHRAAAAAEPVRRALVAQMEVRLLPEPAAVGEESAELPLVAQVEQRRRSTSKGVVLPSSHSPPNTSLRHHDEHHRGPDHTPLPPYADLCEIPTLATEYRVVDRSPTGTSTNDGFDEHIDMCDVEADNSHGQSEGINPSIQAAIDRATKNFRSACWKEFEPIIEDGVVVQGRCKHCDTLMAAKRGAGTSSLLTHLRRCKKRSRALRIVQDLSSTLRSPCGTSLKDWSYDPDVSRSLLMRMISLHEIPFLFTEYDGFRSFVASLNPLFKVPCRTTVRNGCIKAFHEKKVALKETLKNARCRSSLTTDMWTSNQTLGYIVVTCHFIDMDWRLQKRIIKFIDVKTPHTGNELLNNIQNCIQDWSIEDKLFAITLDNAAANGTMMDLLKHNLVDKKLIPAEGKLLHHRCVGHVINLIVKDGLKVVESVVENIRESVKYIRSSQSRKQMFKEIIAAEGITCKKKPGLDITTRWNSTLLMLKTALKYKVAFEKLKSEDQKYTYAPSEEEWEKAEVLCRLLKVFKDATDVISGTKYPTSNLYFHLMWKIKLALQQEYSGLS; encoded by the exons ATGGATCGAAGCGGGTCGATCCTAAAAGGAAAAGGGTCAAAAGGATCACGAACCTATCGATCCGTGGTACCCCGTGCCCCTAGGGTCGGACCTCCTCGGCCGCGGCGCTATCaccgcgcagcggcggcggcggagccggtGAGGAGGGCCTTGGTGGCGCAGATGGAGGTGAGGTTGTtgccggagccggcggcggtcgGGGAGGAGTCGGCGGAGCTCCCGCTGGTGGCGCAGGTGGAGCAGCGAAGGAGGTCGACCTCGAAAGGGGTGGtcctgccttcatcccattcacCCCCAAATACCTCACTTCGCCACCACGATGAGCACCATCGAGGCCCGGATCACACCCCTCTCCCTCCTTATGCTGATCTTTG CGAAATCCCTACTCTTGCGACCGAATATCGTGTGGTCGACAGAAGCCCAACTGGCACAAGCACTAATGATG GTTTCGATGAACATATTGACATGTGTGATGTTGAGGCTGACAATAGCCATGGCCAGTCTGAGGGGATCAATCCATCAATCCAAGCAGCAATTGATAGGGCAACCAAAAATTTCAGATCTGCTTGCTGGAAAGAATTTGAACCAATAATTGAAGATGGGGTGGTTGTGCAAGGCAGGTGCAAACATTGTGATACTCTGATGGCTGCCAAACGTGGTGCAGGCACAAGTTCTCTTCTAACCCACTTGAGAAGATGTAAGAAACGGAGCAGGGCTCTCAGAATAGTGCAGGACTTGAGTTCTACATTGAGGTCTCCTTGTGGCACTAGTTTGAAGGATTGGAGCTATGACCCAGATGTATCACGGAGTTTGCTTATGCGGATGATATCATTACATGAGATTCCCTTCCTCTTTACAGAATATGATGGATTTAGAAGCTTTGTGGCAAGTCTCAACCCATTGTTCAAAGTGCCATGCAGAACTACAGTTAGGAATGGTTGCATTAAAGCCTTTCATGAGAAGAAGGTTGCACTCAAAGAAACATTGAAGAATGCAAGATGTAGGTCCTCGTTGACTACGGATATGTGGACAAGCAACCAAACACTTGGGTACATTGTTGTAACTTGTCACTTCATTGATATGGACTGGAGGTTGCAAAAAAGGATAATCAAGTTTATCGATGTGAAAACACCCCACACTGGAAATGAGCTTTTGAACAATATTCAAAACTGCATTCAAGATTGGTCAATAGAAGATAAATTATTTGCAATAACACTTGACAATGCTGCAGCAAATGGTACAATGATGGACTTGTTGAAGCATAATCTGGTGGACAAGAAATTGATACCAGCAGAAGGGAAGTTGCTTCACCACCGGTGTGTGGGGCATGTCATCAATCTCATTGTCAAGGATGGGCTCAAAGTTGTGGAATCTGTTGTTGAAAACATTCGTGAAAGTGTAAAGTATATTCGTTCTTCACAATCACGTAAACAAATGTTCAAGGAAATAATTGCAGCAGAAGGGATTACATGCAAGAAGAAGCCTGGTCTTGACATTACCACAAGATGGAACTCAACGCTGTTGATGCTGAAAACAGCTCTGAAGTACAAAGTTGCTTTTGAGAAGTTAAAAAGTGAGGATCAAAAGTACACATATGCTCCATCTGAAGAGGAATGGGAGAAGGCTGAGGTTCTCTGTAGGCTGCTGAAGGTCTTTAAGGATGCAACAGATGTCATATCTGGTACCAAATATCCCACCTCCAATCTCTATTTCCATCTGATGTGGAAGATCAAGTTAGCTTTGCAACAAGAGTACTCAG GTTTAAGCTAA